Proteins found in one Leptospira ellinghausenii genomic segment:
- a CDS encoding WG repeat-containing protein — translation MKCISILILIFFTSPYFAHSCPIEFEVKSELIDDKEILVLQSEDKSYQLKFYQVSFFRDGLSKVNFNKRIGYIDKNINFLIQPKFEDIGLFSNGLAKYRLGSKWGYIDKAGKIIVEPIFDEAGEYISSIGFREGLERVKLNGKWGFIDINGNMIIQPHFDKVNQFNENQSVYELGTKRGFINKQGKIIVSLNYDYLGDLNEGMSPVRLKGKYGFINKKGKLIIKPRFDNITKFEDGLAGIRIAGKWGMIDKKGEIVIKPEYDEDFSFHNGLAIVHSNGMDMFINKKGKNIFNRKFDAASHFSEGLAGVRINSDWGYINRSGKMAIEPQFLNTYYFIFGLASVNYDGRYGFINQIGDFIVDPIFERSGYAFSEGFAKVMKNGKWGFVNKKGDLVIKPIFDEVYDYSEGLAAVKLNEYWGFIEKPNCD, via the coding sequence ATGAAATGTATATCAATATTAATTTTAATCTTTTTTACCTCACCCTATTTCGCGCATTCCTGTCCTATTGAATTCGAAGTAAAATCAGAGCTAATTGATGATAAAGAAATTTTAGTTTTACAAAGTGAAGATAAATCATATCAGCTTAAATTTTATCAAGTGTCTTTTTTCCGAGACGGATTATCAAAAGTTAATTTTAACAAACGAATAGGTTATATAGATAAGAATATCAATTTTTTAATTCAACCAAAATTTGAAGACATTGGATTATTTTCTAATGGTTTGGCGAAATATCGTTTAGGATCAAAATGGGGTTACATCGATAAAGCTGGAAAAATTATAGTAGAACCAATTTTTGACGAAGCAGGCGAATATATCTCTAGTATTGGATTTCGCGAAGGATTAGAAAGAGTAAAGTTGAATGGAAAATGGGGATTTATTGACATCAATGGAAATATGATTATTCAACCCCATTTTGATAAAGTTAATCAGTTTAATGAGAATCAATCAGTTTATGAATTAGGTACTAAAAGAGGATTTATAAATAAGCAAGGTAAGATAATCGTTAGCCTTAATTATGATTATTTGGGCGACCTAAATGAAGGTATGTCTCCTGTACGTTTGAAAGGAAAGTATGGTTTTATTAATAAGAAAGGAAAACTTATAATTAAGCCAAGATTTGATAATATTACTAAATTTGAAGATGGTTTAGCAGGTATAAGGATAGCAGGAAAATGGGGAATGATAGATAAAAAAGGAGAAATTGTAATTAAGCCAGAATATGATGAAGATTTTAGTTTTCATAACGGGTTAGCAATTGTTCATTCAAATGGCATGGATATGTTTATCAATAAAAAAGGTAAAAATATATTTAATAGAAAATTTGATGCTGCATCTCACTTTAGTGAAGGGCTTGCTGGTGTCAGAATAAACTCAGATTGGGGCTATATAAATCGTTCAGGAAAAATGGCTATTGAACCTCAATTTTTAAATACCTACTATTTTATATTTGGTTTAGCAAGCGTAAATTATGATGGAAGATATGGATTTATTAATCAAATTGGAGATTTCATAGTTGATCCTATCTTTGAACGCTCAGGTTATGCTTTTTCTGAAGGTTTTGCAAAAGTAATGAAGAATGGGAAATGGGGTTTTGTAAATAAGAAAGGCGATTTAGTGATCAAACCAATTTTCGATGAAGTTTACGATTATTCAGAAGGACTTGCCGCTGTTAAATTAAATGAATATTGGGGATTTATTGAAAAACCAAATTGTGATTAA
- a CDS encoding DUF2846 domain-containing protein produces the protein MNKKYIFIIILNLFLMDCNSSESSQRKFTPEKEIKKKKALLYIYRPSLFMGSAISYTIEDSYEKIYLNLRNGTYKAFFLDPGEISLSAETIGSASITIDIEEEQIYYLKGNVLAGPVIAKPFLTLVPTEVGQKEIMNCRPIE, from the coding sequence ATGAATAAAAAATATATCTTTATAATTATCTTAAACTTGTTTCTAATGGATTGTAACTCGTCTGAATCTTCTCAAAGAAAGTTTACGCCGGAAAAAGAAATAAAAAAGAAAAAAGCTTTACTCTATATTTATAGGCCTTCTCTTTTTATGGGTTCCGCCATTAGTTATACTATTGAAGATTCATATGAAAAAATATATTTAAACTTGAGAAATGGAACATATAAAGCTTTCTTTTTAGATCCTGGAGAAATCTCACTAAGTGCAGAAACAATAGGATCTGCTTCAATTACTATTGATATTGAAGAGGAGCAAATTTATTATTTAAAAGGAAATGTATTAGCTGGACCTGTAATAGCGAAACCTTTCTTAACTTTAGTCCCTACTGAAGTAGGACAAAAAGAAATAATGAATTGTCGTCCGATTGAATAG